A single region of the Xiphophorus maculatus strain JP 163 A chromosome 3, X_maculatus-5.0-male, whole genome shotgun sequence genome encodes:
- the m6pr gene encoding cation-dependent mannose-6-phosphate receptor, translated as MELFRIPMRGSVLLWAILTQLLLCRNGVFAGNGTKACKLQDESASQRKVLERLEPLAGKNFSVTVKEEKENYRYVFQLCGDAGGVQKAGVIQQTDSQAKPTIVGSYTSTKAIGGSDWVMLIYHNGDNYDSHCNNEARKAIIMISCNKNKEGDLEVILEDRDRQSDCFYLFELDSSAVCPPVQSQLSAGSIILIIGFCLVAVYLIGGFLYQRLIVGAKGMEQFPNYAFWVEVGNLSADGCDFVCRSKNREEAPAYRGVTADALDEEPEERDDHLLPM; from the exons ATGGAG CTGTTCAGAATTCCCATGCGAGGTTCTGTCTTGTTGTGGGCCATTTTgactcagctgctgctgtgtaGAAACGGTGTGTTCGCCGGGAATGGCACCAAGGCCTGCAAACTACAAGACGAATCTGCATCACAAAGGAAAGTCCTTGAGCGACTGGAACCTCTGGCCGGCAAAAA CTTCTCAGTGACGgtcaaagaagaaaaggaaaactacAGATATGTATTCCAGCTGTGTGGAGATGCAGGAGGGGTTCAAAAAGCGGGAGTTATTCAACAGACCGACTCACAAGCTAAACCCACAATCGTTGGCTCATACACCTCGACCAAGGCCATTGGCGGCA GTGACTGGGTGATGCTGATCTACCATAATGGTGATAACTATGATTCCCACTGCAACAACGAAGCCAGAAAGGCCATTATCATGATCtcttgcaacaaaaacaaagag GGTGACTTGGAAGTTATTCTTGAAGACAGAGATAGGCAGAGTGATTGCTTTTACCTCTTTGAGCTGGACTCCAGTGCAGTGTGCCCTCCTGTTCAATCCCAGCTTAGTGCTGGCTCCATAATACTCATCAT TGGTTTCTGCCTTGTGGCCGTTTACCTCATTGGCGGCTTCCTCTACCAGCGGCTGATCGTTGGAGCCAAAGGGATGGAGCAATTCCCAAATTATGCTTTCTGGGTGGAAGTTGGGAACCTTTCAGCG GATGGCTGCGACTTTGTGTGCCGTTCGAAAAACCGAGAGGAAGCTCCAGCTTACCGAGGAGTGACCGCTGATGCTTTAGATGAAGAGCCAGAAGAGAGAGATGACCACTTACTACCTATGTGA
- the phc1 gene encoding polyhomeotic-like protein 1 has protein sequence MESGEDQNTSSTNGNPQTSGNSRAPQIARMSLYERQAVQALQALQRQPNAAQYFQQLMLQQQINTAQLQNFAVQQATLAASRQSNTPSNSISPAPTTVNLSTTSAGGTMSSPRPHGPATSATTTALNQSVLLGGNSAGQGQMYLRVNRSLRNPLTSQLIFMPGGTTAAVATVAQTQTQPQQQHDTASTTPCAQADIDQVQNLALHCASNAKAVAVKAETVERKDAGSFPLAQQQQQTFSQQQQMAKASFNQPSASSTLTVKTGNQAAMTVAPAASVAPSSSSSSPALPLSQLLLAPSSPVILVPTSNVTTSTQGYPIGSVAPKATMNPQTLVVQPLQQANANMEKGPVPIQPKTAQGHRLPVQLSPRQPPPILPAPPSNSQANVGGHNPPHIPVQLVGARQGLAGNAQAVALAQARSNAALESPSGVAVSSVPSSAAMTKPLVGSLKRKSESDAPNEMLEASDSAPMKDAAPPLSPAPTKDLAPAVDATFSAPPTLSLPLPLSRGGHGDKVPQAVVKPQVLTHLIEGFVIQEGAEPFPVAGLLKDRDFALVGRTENGPPLLKCEYCGCFAPASQFRGSKRFCSNTCAKRYNVSCSQHYKSSRGRSGGGPPLPSNPTESSAKRRGPSRRGSSNSTYSKVSSKHLSVKCHSESSRSEDLSSEGEEEEDDSSSLSRSSLRSCSRAEHSAPPSDSSAPGSLLIEGANFLSATPAQWSVEEVCKFISSLQGCEELATQFLSQEIDGQALLLLREDHLISTMNIKLGPALKICASINSLRE, from the exons ATGGAATCAGGCGAAGACCAAAACACAAGCAGCACAAACGGAAACCCTCAGACGAGTGGGAACTCCCGGGCACCCCAGATTGCCCGCATGTCTTTGTATGAGAGACAAGCTGTACAG gcTCTCCAAGCTCTGCAGAGACAGCCTAATGCAGCCCAGTACTTCCAGCAGCtcatgctgcagcagcagatcaaTACGGCCCAGCTACAAAACTTTGCTGTGCAACAG GCCACACTTGCAGCTAGTCGCCAGTCCAATACACCAAGTAACAGCATTTCGCCGGCTCCCACCACT GTTAATTTAAGCACTACATCTGCCGGTGGGACTATGAGCAGTCCCCGTCCACACGGTCCGGCTACGtctgcaacaacaacagctcTCAACCAGTCAGTGCTGTTGGGTGGAAACTCTGCAGGACAGGGACAGATGTATCTTAGG GTGAACCGCTCTCTAAGGAATCCGCTTACCTCTCAGCTCATCTTCATGCCTGGCGGGACGACCGCTGCCGTAGCGACGGTAgctcagacacaaacacaacccCAGCAGCAGCATGACACTGCTTCCACCACTCCATGTGCCCAGGCTGACATCGACCAG GTGCAGAACCTGGCTCTACACTGTGCCTCTAACGCCAAAGCCGTCGCTGTAAAGGCTGAAACTGTAGAGAGGAAGGATGCCGGCAGTTTTCCTCtcgctcagcagcagcagcagactttctctcagcagcagcagatggctAAAGCCAGCTTTAATCAGCCGTCTGCCTCCAGCACTCTGACTGTGAAGACTGGGAACCAGGCTGCCATGACTGTGGCCCCTGCAGCCTCTGTGGccccgtcctcctcctcctcatccccaGCGCTCCCCCTCTCTCAGCTCCTCCTGGCCCCGTCTTCCCCCGTCATCCTGGTGCCCACTTCAAATGTCACTACCTCCACCCAGGGCTACCCAATCGGTTCTGTGGCCCCGAAGGCCACCATGAACCCACAGACTCTGGTGGTGCAGCCCCTTCAGCAGGCCAACGCTAACATGGAAAAGGGTCCCGTCCCGATACAACCCAAGACGGCTCAGGGACACCGCTTACCCGTTCAGCTATCGCCTCGGCAGCCGCCTCCCATACTGCCAGCGCCACCAAGCAACAGTCAGGCTAACGTCGGGGGTCATAACCCACCACACATCCCGGTCCAGCTGGTGGGAGCCAGGCAGGGCTTGGCAGGAAATGCACAAGCTGTGGCTTTGGCTCAGGCGCGGAGCAACGCGGCTCTGGAGAGTCCATCTGGTGTGGCGGTTAGCTCAGTCCCCAGCAGTGCTGCCATG ACAAAGCCGTTGGTCGGCTCTCTGAAGAGAAAATCTGAGAGTGATGCGCCAAATGAGATGTTGGAAGCATCAGATTCTGCCCCCATGAAGGACGCAGCTCCTCCTTTATCTCCGGCCCCCACAAAGGACTTGG CTCCTGCTGTTGATGCCACGTTCTCCGCACCTCCGACGTTGTCCTTGCCTCTGCCCTTGTCCAGAGGCGGTCATGGGGACAAAGTTCCTCAGGCGGTGGTCAAACCTCAAGTCCTCACTCATCTCATCGAGGGCTTTGTTATTCAAGAGGGAGCTGAGCCCTTCCCT GTTGCTGGACTCCTCAAAGACAGAGATTTTGCTCTGGTTGGCCGCACAGAGAACGGTCCTCCAT TGTTGAAATGTGAGTACTGTGGATGCTTTGCTCCTGCCAGCCAGTTCAGGGGATCAAAGAGGTTCTGTTCAAACACTTGTGCAAAGAG GTATAATGTAAGCTGCAGCCAGCACTACAAGTCCAGCAGAGGGAGGAGTGGTGGGGGGCCGCCGCTACCTTCGAACCCCACAGAAAGCTCTGCTAAACGCAGAGGTCCATCCCGACGGGGGAGTTCAAATAGCACCTACAGTAAAGTATCAAGCAAGCATCTTTCTGTCAAg TGCCACTCAGAGTCCAGTCGCTCAGAAGACCTGTCAAGtgagggggaggaagaggaggatgactCTTCCTCGCTGTCCAGAAGCTCGTTACGCTCGTGCTCCAGAGCTGAGCACAGCGCTCCTCCCTCCGACAGCTCGGCACCTGGAAGTCTCCTGATCGAAGGGGCCAACTTCCTGTCCGCGACTCCGGCTCAGTGGAGCGTGGAAGAAGTCTGCAAGTTCATCTCCTCGCTTCAAG GTTGCGAGGAGCTGGCGACCCAGTTTCTGTCGCAGGAAATAGATGGAcaggctctgctgctgctgagagaAGACCACCTAATCTCCACCATGAACATTAAACTGGGTCCGGCTCTGAAGATCTGTGCCTCAATCAACAGTCTGCGCGAGTGA